The Candidatus Saccharimonadales bacterium genome contains a region encoding:
- a CDS encoding inosine/xanthosine triphosphatase, with amino-acid sequence MKVIIGTKNQKKIDVVSSIFRSVFDVKDITVMGFPAESKVPEAPHDRETYEGAFNRAKECFCLGSADYYVGIESGLVERYDNMFEEAWAIVISSDKTKYIGYSSGLLLPAVVTDRMKKGEKHNEIMAYFDKEFNLPDDNRDTWSRYTDGNISRQVSLEEALRNALIQIGISEKNLYNYK; translated from the coding sequence ATGAAAGTTATTATTGGAACGAAGAATCAAAAAAAGATTGATGTCGTCTCTTCGATATTCAGAAGCGTATTTGATGTTAAAGATATTACCGTAATGGGTTTTCCTGCAGAATCGAAAGTGCCAGAAGCTCCTCATGATCGTGAGACATATGAAGGTGCATTTAATCGAGCAAAAGAGTGTTTTTGTCTAGGTTCGGCAGACTATTATGTTGGTATTGAAAGTGGACTTGTCGAAAGATACGACAATATGTTCGAGGAGGCATGGGCAATTGTTATTTCTAGTGACAAAACGAAGTACATAGGTTATTCAAGTGGATTACTACTTCCTGCCGTAGTAACTGATAGGATGAAAAAAGGCGAAAAGCATAATGAAATAATGGCCTACTTTGACAAAGAGTTTAATCTTCCGGACGACAATCGGGACACTTGGTCGCGCTATACAGACGGCAATATCAGCCGACAGGTCAGCTTAGAAGAAGCACTCAGAAATGCCCTCATACAAATTGGGATATCTGAGAAAAACTTATATAATTACAAATAA
- a CDS encoding alpha/beta hydrolase has translation MDNSALIQKNLIANGTTIQYWTNKNTGKPAIFFLHGAAMDHMMFDSQYTALNEDYHIITWDARGHGESRPVKGSFSLNDLAKDCLDILDDLQTSQATLLGQSEGGMIAQEVYRLQPDRVRAIITVGASPIMLTYTKFDIWLLKFSTKIIKLWPYESFMKALALKTAIKKDVQVYAMRTVKNISKKDFLNIWDSVTNSLSNKGIVGMHITVPLLITYGEKDTTGTVMKNNQRWKVYEPNAELIVIPDAGHNANQDNFQFFNETVIRFLSKL, from the coding sequence ATGGATAATTCAGCCTTAATACAAAAAAATCTTATAGCGAACGGTACGACAATTCAATACTGGACAAATAAGAATACGGGCAAGCCTGCCATATTTTTCTTGCATGGAGCAGCAATGGATCATATGATGTTTGATAGTCAATATACCGCGCTTAACGAAGATTATCACATTATCACGTGGGATGCGCGAGGACATGGCGAATCTCGTCCAGTGAAAGGAAGTTTTAGCTTAAACGATCTTGCAAAGGATTGCCTCGATATATTGGACGACCTACAAACATCCCAAGCAACACTCCTAGGACAATCAGAAGGAGGCATGATAGCTCAAGAAGTATACCGACTACAGCCAGATCGCGTCAGAGCGATTATTACGGTTGGTGCTTCCCCTATTATGCTTACTTACACTAAATTTGATATTTGGTTATTAAAATTCTCGACAAAGATTATAAAGTTATGGCCATATGAAAGTTTCATGAAGGCTCTCGCTTTAAAAACTGCCATCAAAAAGGATGTACAGGTGTACGCTATGCGAACAGTAAAGAACATCTCAAAGAAAGATTTTCTGAACATATGGGATAGCGTAACTAATTCTCTTTCAAATAAAGGCATTGTCGGTATGCACATTACCGTTCCTCTACTTATAACCTACGGGGAGAAAGACACTACCGGAACCGTTATGAAAAATAATCAGCGATGGAAAGTTTACGAACCCAACGCTGAATTGATCGTCATCCCTGACGCCGGCCATAACGCAAACCAAGATAACTTTCAGTTTTTTAACGAGACAGTCATCCGGTTCTTAAGCAAATTATAG
- a CDS encoding ribose-phosphate pyrophosphokinase — protein MAHPELSPDQRNHIYIASGSTHPELASEIAEFMNLKLGPVEGKRFPNSELYIRYEESVRGDHVFAIQTLAAMDGRSVNDSLMELVLMVDAAKRASASDITVVAPYLAYSRQDRKARGREPISAAAVIRMLQSAGADRLVSIDMHSPQTQATFNGPFDHLTAEGLIQAALKSEVGTNNEEYVIVSPDGGRAKVAEDYAEVLEVDVVHMPKSRDRHDSSKITRPSRIDGVDGRTSLLVDDMIDTAGTLVSAAEALKKSGAKRIIVAATHGLFSYPALDRLKDAPIDEIIVTDTVPLDDAREALGDKLHVLSSAPLIAEALIEIAIHGSVSKIFKDRNHQ, from the coding sequence ATGGCACACCCCGAACTAAGCCCCGACCAACGCAACCATATATATATTGCAAGCGGTAGCACCCACCCTGAATTAGCCAGCGAAATAGCAGAGTTTATGAATCTTAAATTGGGGCCCGTTGAAGGAAAACGATTTCCTAATTCAGAACTATATATACGATACGAGGAGTCTGTCCGAGGTGATCATGTCTTTGCCATTCAGACCCTCGCAGCGATGGACGGACGTTCCGTAAACGACTCGTTAATGGAGCTCGTCTTAATGGTCGATGCCGCAAAGCGCGCATCAGCTTCCGACATAACAGTTGTTGCGCCCTATCTGGCCTATTCAAGACAAGACAGAAAGGCCCGAGGACGTGAACCTATATCTGCAGCGGCTGTCATTAGGATGCTGCAAAGCGCTGGAGCTGACCGACTTGTGAGCATAGACATGCACTCTCCACAGACACAGGCAACGTTTAACGGACCGTTTGATCACCTTACCGCAGAAGGTCTCATACAGGCTGCATTAAAGTCAGAGGTGGGGACTAATAACGAAGAATACGTCATTGTCTCGCCAGACGGAGGCAGGGCAAAAGTCGCAGAAGATTATGCTGAGGTGCTTGAAGTTGACGTCGTGCATATGCCAAAATCAAGAGATCGACACGATTCAAGCAAGATAACCCGTCCCAGCCGTATAGATGGTGTAGACGGACGAACCAGCCTACTGGTTGACGATATGATCGATACCGCAGGAACACTCGTATCCGCAGCGGAAGCACTAAAAAAATCGGGTGCCAAGCGTATTATCGTAGCGGCAACTCATGGTTTATTTTCGTACCCCGCACTAGATCGCCTAAAAGATGCACCGATTGATGAAATAATCGTTACTGACACTGTTCCGCTTGATGATGCGCGAGAAGCGCTTGGCGATAAATTACATGTGCTCTCAAGCGCACCGCTTATTGCTGAGGCACTTATTGAAATCGCGATCCATGGTTCTGTTTCGAAAATATTCAAAGACCGTAATCATCAATAA
- a CDS encoding non-canonical purine NTP pyrophosphatase — MSHELIYGTRNPSKIAQVQDALRGTNIHVVGLGDIQVDVEEDGATPEENARKKAVEYAQATKKTVLSMDAALYFNDLDKTLQPGLYVRRIPRNTSATDDELITYYTNLINDHGGSLDGYWEFSFALGRPDGTSDAFVSQTHRKFVGTPDSNTLPGYPLESIQIDPQSSKYITELSPEEQAASWRETLGAPLAKFITKYYLESES; from the coding sequence ATGTCACATGAATTAATATATGGTACTCGAAACCCGTCTAAAATTGCACAAGTGCAAGATGCTCTGCGTGGTACTAATATCCATGTCGTAGGACTGGGCGACATTCAAGTCGATGTCGAAGAAGATGGTGCGACACCAGAAGAGAACGCACGCAAAAAAGCCGTTGAATATGCCCAGGCCACCAAAAAGACAGTTCTTTCAATGGACGCTGCCTTATATTTCAATGACCTTGATAAAACATTACAGCCTGGGTTATATGTACGTCGTATTCCACGTAATACTTCAGCTACTGATGATGAACTGATTACGTATTACACAAATCTTATTAATGATCATGGGGGTAGTCTGGACGGTTATTGGGAATTCAGTTTTGCATTAGGTCGCCCCGATGGCACATCAGATGCTTTTGTATCGCAGACTCATCGTAAATTTGTCGGCACGCCAGATTCGAATACACTTCCTGGCTATCCACTAGAATCAATACAGATTGACCCTCAAAGTAGTAAATACATCACAGAACTTTCACCGGAAGAACAGGCTGCTTCATGGCGTGAAACACTCGGTGCGCCACTGGCAAAGTTTATTACTAAATATTATCTAGAGAGTGAATCGTAG
- a CDS encoding UbiA family prenyltransferase, which translates to MQQISRTHSLAQSLRISSTLLPWLLCSSILVAYNVTNVAAFILCSLLIVTSYGFVTIYNDLSDYKIDTANRRKDIPLADSRVSRKDLRDLLLGLMIIGCITAALLSNLALLWLSMYFLLGWLYSGPANFKGRGALALITLGICYGIMPLLLGYIIANETLSAQGCLLLVASFLFSAGIVSLKDFKDIKGDSLHNKRTLLVQYGPGITHKLIITLTCLAYLAIIVGIHISNGRGILFYVSIAAVFLNLFLLWPKEVRVVSAIRKRNGNLARFIFFIYISIVSIMLLGT; encoded by the coding sequence ATGCAGCAGATCAGTCGAACACATTCTCTCGCTCAGTCACTAAGAATATCTTCCACTTTATTACCTTGGCTATTATGCAGTTCTATTCTTGTCGCATATAATGTCACGAATGTAGCGGCATTTATATTATGCTCACTACTTATTGTGACCAGTTACGGATTTGTAACAATTTATAATGATCTATCTGACTACAAGATCGATACAGCAAATCGGAGGAAAGATATTCCTCTTGCAGATAGTCGGGTCTCCCGAAAGGATCTACGAGATCTTTTACTCGGCTTAATGATTATAGGGTGTATCACGGCAGCACTACTTAGTAATTTAGCATTATTATGGTTAAGCATGTATTTTCTCTTGGGTTGGCTTTATTCCGGGCCTGCTAATTTTAAGGGTCGGGGAGCACTCGCACTTATCACACTGGGTATTTGCTATGGCATCATGCCTTTGTTATTAGGATATATTATCGCAAATGAAACCCTGAGCGCACAGGGATGCCTATTATTAGTAGCTTCCTTTCTTTTCTCAGCAGGTATTGTATCTCTAAAAGATTTCAAGGATATAAAAGGAGATTCCTTGCACAATAAAAGAACATTGCTCGTCCAGTACGGCCCGGGTATCACCCATAAATTAATAATTACATTGACCTGTCTAGCGTATCTAGCGATCATAGTAGGAATCCACATTAGCAATGGAAGAGGTATTCTTTTTTACGTCTCTATAGCCGCAGTGTTTCTAAATTTATTTTTGTTATGGCCAAAAGAAGTGAGAGTAGTGAGTGCTATTCGCAAGCGCAATGGTAATTTGGCGCGTTTTATATTTTTTATCTACATATCCATCGTGAGTATTATGCTCTTGGGTACATAG
- a CDS encoding PQQ-dependent sugar dehydrogenase, translating into MGDELNSLQPKRGRILLVALVVIAIVAGLSVTAWFVWFNPQKQSPSTTPITTLNTPLIQPELITTGLKSPTSILATPDSIDSRLFIVEQDGLIRIIDKSRKLNEKPFLDISSKILQGGEMGLLGMAFHPPYKQNGYFYINYIDKNQNTVIARYAVTPNADTADPTSEKILFTLKQPYTNHNGGALVFGPDSYLYIALGDGGSAGDPENRAQNKAEYFGKILRIDVDHGDPYVIPPNNPFVNEANSKPEIWAYGLRNPWRISFDKETGDLYIADVGQGELEEVNIQKSSSKGGENYGWRCYEGKQAYKLDGCGDSSKYVMPVLEYDHKGDRCSITGGYVYRGERYPALSGKYFYGDYCNGQLFYAGNENNTWTNVLAAQTPYSISTFGQDSNGELYFADFKTGSIYHIQDRANEQ; encoded by the coding sequence ATGGGTGACGAATTAAATTCTTTACAACCCAAGCGCGGTAGAATACTACTCGTTGCTCTTGTCGTGATTGCAATTGTTGCCGGCCTATCGGTAACGGCTTGGTTTGTCTGGTTTAATCCCCAAAAGCAATCTCCTTCAACCACGCCAATTACCACACTGAATACCCCACTGATCCAGCCAGAACTAATAACAACAGGATTAAAGTCTCCAACGAGTATTTTAGCAACGCCTGATTCGATAGATTCACGATTATTTATAGTCGAACAAGATGGTCTTATACGTATTATTGATAAGTCGAGAAAACTAAACGAAAAACCGTTTCTCGATATATCTTCTAAGATTCTTCAAGGAGGTGAAATGGGACTCCTTGGAATGGCATTTCATCCTCCGTATAAGCAGAACGGATATTTCTATATTAACTATATTGATAAAAACCAAAACACTGTCATTGCTCGGTACGCTGTGACGCCCAACGCGGATACCGCCGATCCTACGAGCGAAAAAATCCTCTTCACACTCAAGCAACCCTACACGAATCATAATGGCGGTGCTCTTGTATTTGGGCCTGATAGCTACTTATATATAGCACTGGGTGATGGCGGCAGCGCGGGAGATCCAGAAAATCGTGCCCAAAACAAGGCCGAGTATTTCGGTAAGATTTTACGAATAGACGTTGATCACGGTGATCCTTATGTAATTCCGCCTAATAATCCATTTGTTAACGAAGCGAATAGTAAGCCGGAAATTTGGGCATACGGCCTACGCAATCCTTGGCGAATCAGTTTTGATAAAGAGACGGGTGATCTCTACATTGCGGATGTTGGACAAGGCGAATTGGAGGAAGTAAACATTCAAAAATCATCCAGTAAAGGCGGCGAGAATTATGGCTGGCGTTGCTACGAAGGTAAACAGGCGTACAAATTAGACGGCTGTGGAGACAGTAGTAAGTATGTCATGCCGGTATTGGAATATGATCACAAAGGAGACCGCTGTTCTATTACCGGAGGGTACGTCTATCGCGGAGAGAGGTATCCAGCATTAAGCGGCAAGTATTTCTATGGTGATTACTGCAACGGTCAGTTATTCTATGCTGGAAATGAAAATAACACTTGGACAAATGTTCTTGCCGCCCAAACTCCTTATTCGATCAGCACCTTTGGGCAAGATAGCAACGGCGAGCTTTACTTTGCCGATTTTAAAACGGGTAGTATTTACCATATACAAGACAGAGCGAATGAGCAGTGA
- a CDS encoding VanZ family protein → MKSLSKTVFVLYLFTLLWLVLFKFSFDLPSVLLDHQTRSLNLIPFVAASGDNSRELIDNFVVFIPFGLLLSVNLKQTNFWRKLTFVFVFSLAAEVIQFVLAIGTTDITDIITNTLGGLFGLALYDFSKKYIDNEKLDRFIVIVGAILLILFLLFRFLILRVRY, encoded by the coding sequence GTGAAATCATTATCCAAAACAGTATTTGTCTTATACCTGTTCACCCTACTATGGTTAGTTTTGTTCAAATTTTCATTTGATTTACCCTCGGTATTATTAGATCATCAAACGAGAAGTCTTAACTTGATTCCATTTGTAGCTGCTTCAGGAGACAATTCGAGAGAGTTGATTGACAACTTTGTCGTTTTTATTCCTTTTGGCCTGCTTTTAAGCGTTAATCTCAAACAAACTAATTTTTGGCGAAAGCTCACGTTTGTATTTGTTTTTAGTCTTGCTGCCGAGGTAATTCAATTCGTACTCGCGATTGGAACAACAGATATAACGGATATAATCACGAATACTCTTGGTGGTCTTTTTGGGCTGGCACTATACGACTTCAGCAAAAAGTACATTGATAATGAAAAGCTGGACCGGTTTATTGTTATAGTTGGTGCAATTTTACTTATACTGTTTCTCTTATTTCGTTTTCTAATCTTGAGAGTAAGGTATTAA
- a CDS encoding NUDIX hydrolase, which produces MKQVAKVLIIDNDGYYLLMERANHPTFLNDPDLPGGTIEKGEEALEAALREVIEEANISLNPTDVKPTYTGSEYSTHGTEYSLYVAHTTERPTVTISWEHASFAWVDREEFLKQALGANDTYMHMVHDVVKNNQ; this is translated from the coding sequence ATGAAACAAGTTGCAAAAGTATTAATTATTGATAATGACGGCTATTATCTCTTAATGGAAAGGGCTAATCATCCAACTTTCTTAAATGACCCGGATTTGCCTGGAGGAACAATTGAAAAAGGCGAGGAAGCACTCGAAGCCGCACTCCGTGAGGTAATAGAAGAAGCTAACATATCGCTCAATCCCACGGATGTCAAACCGACATATACCGGCAGCGAATATTCTACACATGGGACAGAGTATAGCCTTTACGTAGCTCACACGACAGAACGTCCAACCGTAACAATTAGTTGGGAACACGCATCTTTTGCTTGGGTAGACCGTGAAGAATTCTTGAAACAAGCTCTTGGAGCTAACGATACGTACATGCATATGGTTCACGATGTAGTTAAAAATAACCAATAA
- a CDS encoding PPC domain-containing DNA-binding protein yields MKTIIFRLKPGADLKSSIEEVIKQNTIKAGFIVTCVGGLEQATVRMAGAKPDAQDIRTFKDDFEIVSLVGTVSTNGTHLHISFSDNEGNVHGGHLKEGTIIHPTAEIVIGINNDVEIKREMDKETGFTELVVSGPDE; encoded by the coding sequence ATGAAAACAATAATCTTCCGGCTAAAGCCTGGCGCTGATCTTAAAAGCTCAATCGAAGAAGTAATCAAACAGAACACCATCAAAGCTGGCTTTATCGTTACATGCGTAGGAGGTCTTGAGCAGGCAACTGTACGCATGGCCGGAGCTAAGCCGGATGCGCAAGACATAAGGACATTCAAAGATGACTTTGAAATCGTTTCACTTGTAGGCACTGTCTCTACAAATGGCACTCACCTGCATATATCATTTTCCGACAATGAAGGTAACGTTCATGGCGGACATCTTAAAGAAGGTACGATTATCCATCCGACAGCAGAGATTGTTATCGGTATTAATAACGATGTAGAGATAAAGCGTGAAATGGACAAGGAAACCGGCTTCACCGAGTTGGTTGTGAGTGGGCCTGATGAATAG
- a CDS encoding NUDIX domain-containing protein, translated as MEELCQLYSEQGLPLEDRGANKTDIFSKGLLHGASHVWIWRNNENNPEILVQKRAASKRTWPNRYDISAAGHIDLGEEPLTAALRETKEEINLDIELSALKLFSIHRAHLTAENGSIENELQWLYALKLSNDVSFALQTEEVASLKWLPLDEFKTNYHTEEFVPHGEVYYQTVIKAIEFELI; from the coding sequence ATGGAAGAATTATGTCAGCTATACAGTGAACAGGGTCTGCCTCTTGAGGATAGAGGAGCGAATAAGACAGATATTTTCAGTAAAGGGCTATTACATGGAGCCTCTCATGTATGGATTTGGCGTAATAATGAAAATAATCCTGAAATTCTTGTTCAGAAAAGAGCCGCCTCTAAAAGAACATGGCCAAATAGATATGACATATCAGCTGCTGGGCATATTGATCTTGGTGAAGAGCCGCTAACTGCCGCACTACGAGAAACAAAAGAAGAGATTAACCTAGACATAGAACTCTCTGCACTGAAATTATTCTCTATTCATAGAGCACACTTAACTGCTGAGAATGGATCAATTGAGAATGAACTCCAATGGCTCTACGCATTAAAATTATCTAATGACGTATCATTTGCATTACAGACTGAGGAAGTGGCTTCTCTAAAATGGCTACCCTTAGACGAATTTAAGACAAACTATCATACGGAGGAATTTGTGCCTCATGGTGAGGTTTACTACCAGACCGTTATTAAAGCTATCGAGTTTGAATTAATTTAG
- a CDS encoding endonuclease/exonuclease/phosphatase family protein, protein MKIIYSNISGGFIFAGQTYGEMLFSKVSLENYIEYFREKDADIISLSEVHLEDKTNSQMVEYMAKELDMPYHSSLALDSSHLDTNKRMGMAIISRYPIIDQEELIIPSPGIEVVRPNGEHWKMLDKGGQRVNLQIDNKIISIINFSYFPFHHFNRRLDDPEFSDVRQQLIKILLGKNEAASTIITGDFNNKNIKLDIAFPELFTDNLLAEAVQAQSTVIGYDEQLDHILYQPRFYKAENQFVELNGSDHLAIGAELKPIEF, encoded by the coding sequence ATGAAGATTATTTATTCTAATATAAGTGGTGGTTTTATATTTGCTGGGCAAACGTATGGTGAGATGCTTTTTAGTAAAGTCTCGCTAGAAAATTATATAGAATATTTTCGCGAAAAAGACGCCGATATTATTAGCTTGAGTGAAGTTCATCTTGAAGATAAGACGAATAGTCAGATGGTTGAGTATATGGCAAAAGAACTTGACATGCCTTATCATTCATCACTTGCCCTCGATTCTTCACATCTCGATACAAACAAGCGGATGGGGATGGCAATTATTAGTCGCTATCCTATCATCGATCAGGAAGAATTGATAATCCCTAGCCCAGGTATCGAAGTTGTACGGCCAAACGGCGAACACTGGAAAATGTTAGATAAAGGTGGACAGCGAGTTAATCTACAGATAGATAATAAAATTATATCAATCATAAATTTTTCATACTTCCCTTTTCATCACTTCAATCGTCGTCTAGATGACCCCGAATTTAGTGACGTACGTCAACAGCTTATTAAAATACTCCTTGGCAAAAATGAAGCAGCTTCTACCATCATCACGGGGGACTTTAATAATAAAAATATTAAGCTTGACATAGCATTTCCCGAACTCTTCACTGATAATCTACTTGCCGAGGCTGTTCAAGCCCAAAGCACAGTAATCGGATACGATGAGCAGCTAGATCATATCCTCTATCAGCCAAGATTTTATAAAGCCGAGAATCAGTTTGTTGAGCTTAATGGATCAGATCACCTTGCTATTGGTGCAGAGCTTAAGCCAATTGAGTTCTAA
- a CDS encoding LamG domain-containing protein, producing the protein MLGSVRSALMVKGTAITYPNPIASYSFTEGSGTTTIDNSGNGHTATLGSTSLWSASGHTGNCLSNVALSTSASVPSAGWLPTTAITVMAWVFRTNWGQTNKRAVGIWAPGHVDEGFILGASRGSSAGPMVVITTTNTNSLVLQPNQTVLATGWHHLAGTYDGVTMALYVDGIQTGSRLADGILTLDATDNWLLGAGGGGGVLDGQIDDVRMYNIALTPAQIAGLKDIPVS; encoded by the coding sequence ATGCTCGGTTCTGTTCGTTCGGCGTTAATGGTCAAGGGTACTGCTATTACTTATCCCAACCCCATTGCAAGCTATAGTTTTACCGAAGGAAGTGGTACGACGACTATTGATAACTCGGGTAATGGCCATACGGCGACACTCGGGAGCACCAGCTTATGGTCAGCCAGTGGGCATACCGGTAACTGTTTGAGCAATGTCGCCCTCTCTACCAGTGCTTCTGTTCCTTCGGCAGGGTGGTTGCCGACAACGGCGATAACCGTTATGGCATGGGTCTTTCGTACAAACTGGGGACAGACCAATAAGCGTGCCGTCGGCATATGGGCGCCTGGTCATGTGGATGAGGGTTTCATATTAGGCGCTTCCCGTGGAAGCAGCGCAGGTCCAATGGTTGTGATCACAACGACCAACACAAACAGCCTCGTGCTACAACCTAACCAAACAGTACTTGCAACTGGATGGCATCACTTAGCTGGAACATATGATGGGGTAACCATGGCATTGTATGTGGATGGAATTCAGACCGGATCACGCCTAGCGGACGGAATCCTGACTTTGGATGCAACCGATAACTGGCTGCTCGGAGCAGGCGGTGGTGGTGGCGTGCTTGATGGTCAAATAGATGATGTACGCATGTACAATATTGCCTTAACGCCAGCTCAAATCGCAGGATTAAAAGATATTCCAGTAAGCTGA
- a CDS encoding class I SAM-dependent methyltransferase, whose translation MMNKKDLKVELVAAYDNDAQRRNDNADSRNSWKVATRKNFADFIQAEHKTTVLEIGAGAGLDSVYFQDRGFDILATDISPKMVDTCKYKALNAVTLDLYDLGTLQRQFDAIYSMNVLLHVPKKDLGQVLATIHEALTPNGIFFYGVYGGINKETVFTDSRRMNLPRFFSFLDDAKLQQAVLPLFEIINADVLDVGETESGLQLHFQSLLLRKR comes from the coding sequence ATGATGAATAAAAAAGACCTTAAAGTAGAGCTTGTGGCCGCGTACGATAATGATGCCCAGCGACGTAATGACAATGCCGACTCAAGAAACTCATGGAAAGTCGCTACCCGAAAGAACTTCGCCGACTTCATTCAAGCAGAACATAAAACAACTGTCCTCGAAATTGGAGCGGGAGCCGGCCTTGATTCAGTCTATTTTCAAGATCGAGGCTTCGATATCCTAGCGACCGACATCTCACCTAAAATGGTAGACACTTGTAAATATAAAGCGTTGAACGCAGTCACCCTTGATCTGTACGATCTTGGGACGCTACAACGACAATTTGACGCAATATACTCAATGAACGTATTGCTTCATGTTCCAAAGAAAGACTTGGGACAAGTTTTAGCAACCATACATGAGGCTCTTACGCCAAATGGCATATTCTTCTACGGTGTTTACGGTGGAATCAATAAAGAAACTGTTTTTACTGATTCTAGACGCATGAACCTCCCTCGCTTTTTTTCGTTTCTTGACGATGCTAAGCTACAACAAGCAGTGTTGCCTTTGTTCGAAATAATTAATGCGGATGTTTTAGACGTAGGCGAGACTGAAAGTGGGCTTCAGCTTCACTTTCAGTCTCTACTACTCAGAAAAAGATAG
- a CDS encoding NUDIX hydrolase: MDRYCTECGKLTMQKRDNLFICENGHENFLDPAPAAVIYILHDNKVLFGYRSIEPNKGGLNTAGGFINIGETAEDAALREVREEFGIDVVLIDHLGSYAVDYANIHKPVLCITFIAEYRGGDITPGDDMSGGDPVWRTFDNLPTADELAWDWQVKAQEDLIKWRQIQ, translated from the coding sequence ATGGACCGATATTGCACAGAATGCGGCAAACTTACCATGCAAAAAAGAGATAATCTTTTTATATGCGAGAATGGTCACGAGAATTTCCTTGATCCAGCACCAGCAGCGGTCATATATATTCTTCATGACAATAAAGTCTTATTTGGATACCGAAGTATAGAGCCAAACAAAGGTGGTTTAAATACAGCTGGTGGCTTTATTAATATCGGGGAGACTGCCGAAGATGCTGCACTTCGAGAAGTTCGGGAAGAATTTGGAATCGATGTTGTCCTTATTGACCATCTCGGATCGTATGCGGTAGATTATGCAAATATTCACAAGCCCGTGCTTTGTATAACATTTATTGCAGAGTATCGAGGTGGCGATATTACGCCAGGTGATGATATGAGCGGCGGAGATCCTGTTTGGCGTACATTCGATAATTTACCGACAGCCGATGAGCTAGCATGGGATTGGCAGGTAAAAGCTCAGGAGGATTTAATAAAATGGCGACAGATCCAATAA